NNNNNNNNNNNNNNNNNNNNNNNNNNNNNNNNNNNNNNNNNNNNNNNNNNNNNNNNNNNNNNNNNNNNNNNNNNNNNNNNNNNNNNNNNNNNNNNNNNNNNNNNNNNNNNNNNNNNNNNNNNNNNNNNNNNNNNNNNNNNNNNNNNNNNNNNNNNNNNNNNNNNNNNNNNNNNNNNNNNNNNNNNNNNNNNNNNNNNNNNNNNNNNNNNNNNNNNNNNNNNNNNNNNNNNNNNNNNNNNNNNNNNNNNNNNNNNNNNNNNNNNNNNNNNNNNNNNNNNNNNNNNNNNNNNNNNNNNNNNNNNNNNNNNNNNNNNNNNNNNNNNNNNNNNNNNNNNNNNNNNNNNNNNNNNNNNNNNNNNNNNNNNNNNNNNNNNNNNNNNNNNNNNNNNNNNNNNNNNNNNNNNNNNNNNNNNNNNNNNNNNNNNNNNNNNNNNNNNNNNNNNNNNNNNNNNNNNNNNNNNNNNNNNNNNNNNNNNNNNNNNNNNNNNNNNNNNNNNNNNNNNNNNNNNNNNNNNNNNNNNNNNNNNNNNNNNNNNNNNNNNNNNNNNNNNNNNNNNNNNNNNNNNNNNNNNNNNNNNNNNNNNNNNNNNNNNNNNNNNNNNNNNNNNNNNNNNNNNNNNNNNNNNNNNNNNNNNNNNNNNNNNNNNNNNNNNNNNNNNNNNNNNNNNNNNNNNNNNNNNNNNNNNNNNNNNNNNNNNNNNNNNNNNNNNNNNNNNNNNNNNNNNNNNNNNNNNNNNNNNNNNNNNNNNNNNNNNNNNNNGGAGAGAGCGGTGTTTATCTTAGCGTTGCTCTCTGAAGATCTTTTTGCGGGCCTATTAGGAAAGGTCTttgacgaggaggatgcgtGTCGTGATGTTGTGCAGTGTTCGGAGGTTAGCGAGCGCTGTTATGTGTCTTTTATGGCAGTCGTTGAGGGTGAAGATGTTGAACGGTTTTTGATATGTAGTGAAGAGATGGACTGTTTTTCTAATTTGTTCTCATGTTGGAGATCTTCGTTGTGTGAAGTCTCGGAGGCTGTGAGGttgcgtgtggtggtggagctTTTGGATGTTGTGAAGCGTGAGTCCGCGGTTTGCGTTGACGTGTATTCAGAGGAACAATCTTGCCGTTCTGATATGTTGCTAGAATTTATTGTTggcgtggaggcgctgaGGAGGTCTAGCATAGTCGCTGTAGAATATACTGCTGCAGAGAGGCTAGTAGACACTGCGCTCTGCAACCGTATTATGGCTGAGGACTtgctgtgtgcgcgtgcccAGGAGGCACTCCTGGATTGCCATGCTGCTGAGGTAAAGTCGCGTGATTACGTAGTAGCTGATGAGAGGGCAGATCGTTTTAATCTTGCTGTAGCTTTCATCGTGAGCGACGAAGCAGTGTTACGCAGGTATATTCAATCGAAGGAATGTGCGTCAGCCACGCATATGTTTACTCGGGCGTCTTCAGAGCGTCAAGATATTTTGCGAACGCGGCACTCGCAAATTATTAAATCTCTCGAGATGTGCGTCCAGGACGAAACAGTGTCACGTAGTGGgctggagcaggaggagacaTACATGCGCGATGTTCTCGTCGAAGACGGGAAAAGACGTACCGCGACCTTTTCAGCACTAGCGTCCCAGAGGAGCTTCTTGCTCCAGGAGGAGGTCCTTGCCCGCAAGGATGTGGAGCTCCACGAGAATGAGGTTTGTGAACTTCTGAGAGGCGAGTGGGATCAGTTACGGGAGAACCTGACTGCCGGGCAGCTTGCGGCTGCGGAGTCCTACATGACGGTAGGGAGTCTCGAAGCTACTGAGCACGTACCACCAGTGGAAGAGAGGTCGACAGACGCACTTGTGTCTCTTGAGATTTCAGTTGCACTTTTGCAGCGCGTTGGCCGAGGCCGTCTCCTGCGAAAGAAGTTACAGAGACGTTTGGAGAATCGACGGCGTGATATCCTGAAACAGGGTGTGAGCCACATTCTCGCGGAGGAGTTTATGGAGAGGCGCACTATTGTCGGGGATGAGCACCTTCTGTGGCAAAGCTTGCGGAGTCAGTGGGATCGTGCAGTTCCCCTGGTACGCTACGATGACCCAGTTGATCTGGCACTGCAGAACTTGATGATGGCTGAAGAGTCTGAGCGCGACAATATCGTCAACGACTACATTCTCGCCCATGACGTCATTGAGCGGGCAGAGCACAAACAGTTTCTCAAGCAGAACGCGTTAGTATGGGTCTCTGAGGCGCCCGACTCGTCTGATGAAGAGGTGGACGAGCTGCTCTTCTCGGGTCTCCTACAAGGCACTTACAGCACTCTGACCACTCGTAGCCGAAAGAATCTTTCTAGGACCCACTACAGGGGATTCGAACTTGATGCCCTCGGCCGCTTCTTGCTCGACTACGAGGAGGACATCCACAAGATGCAGGCGAAACTGACGGACTTTCGTCACTCCTTGGCTATGGTGCATGACCAGCTCAAGTATGCCCGagatcgcgcagcacaggAGGTTGTGCGGGGTGGTACGGGGGCCATTTGGGTGCCTGCGCGCCCACTCCCCCTCGCAGATCTCGTGCGTGGCCCCAGTGCCCAGTACGAGGGCAAGCGAGCTCCTCGAACTCAGTAGATGGCGAGAACTGCTCTTCTGTTGTGCCGTCGATGTTGCTGAAATAAATCAATTTGGCGTGTGTCTGCACACCGTGGGGTGTGGGAGGACACATTAACTTttgcactgcagcagtaGTCTCCCTCCGCTGACTCAACGTCGGGACATATCGTAGTTTATTAGTCAgtttttttcgttttgtgtTGCCATGCGGCATCAGGTCTCTGTGGCGGCCTGCTGTCATCTCCAGTGTGTGACTACCTCGAGGATGAAGTTCTCTTCTCAGTGATGTAGTGTGCAAATTAGTGCCTCTTTACTTCCTCTCTGACCTACGAGTAATCTTCCTTGAGCACGTATatgtgcgtctctttctGTGCCGGTGCTTGTGCGTAGGTTCCTTGCTGTATCCGTTTTTGCGAGCTGTTTCTGTGCTCATACGTTCTGAATTACCCGCACCGTTGTCCTCTTGCCCAGTGAAGAGAACCGTAgctacacatacacacaaccGGGATGGGGAAAAAACGCTGAAAGCGGCGATTGCTTCTCTCCAGCGAGACCATCACCAAGCGATATcgacacccccccctccccagaCAAGCTAACCCGACCCTGTGTGTTGCACGCACTGTATACCAATGATGGAGTGCAGGTGGTATTTGgttctcttctttggtgtcgctgccgtgacGCGTGTAATCACTCACCTTCGTAATCCACTTGATTCACCGGTTCCCTGTGCGAAGTTGGACATTTGCATCCCCCCAACCCTCCGCTCTGCTCTTCCAAGACCGTTTTTGCTTACCTCCCTCgattttctctctttcacctcatcttttctcttgctccttctccattTCACTTTAATAACACATTAACATGCACATTGTTGATTGTTTGCCCTGTGCTGGACCGGCAGCGCTCTGGTGGAGCAACGGCACTGACCACACGTTGTCTTCTTTGTGCCTTCCCTTTTTGACTTCCTTCGTTCTTGCCCTTATTTGGTGGAGCATTATCAATGCCATTTATGCAGTTCATTGTTGTCGGGCCCAGTGATGCCTGTCTCTTCGCGTAcggaaacagcagcagctgtgatAACGAGTTGGCGCATCACTTTTCCCTTTACTCTGCGTTGGATGCGGTTGATGAAGTAATGTGGAGCAAAGGCGATTTTCTTCTCAGCAAAGTTGATCGTCCCTACGGTGATTCGCACTACATCTCCGCGTACGTGGGTCTTGCCCCTGTTCGGCTTCTGCTCATGCAGGATTCTGAGCCGAAGGAATCAGTCTCCATCTTTTTTAGCGAGGCGTATCAGCTGTGTGTGCGGTACTTCATGAACCCGTTCAGCACGACCTCCAAAAAGATTCAGAGTACCGCTTTTCGAGATGAGATTGCTCTGCTGTGTCGTAAGTACTGCTGACGGTTATCGCTGTATTGGCACCTGCGCGAGCGCCCCCTTGctttcctcacctctctgtCAAGGGCGTCCCGTTATGATCGCTCCCCGTGCTGCTAGGTAGAAGGAACGTTGTgtgcctttctcttcgtACACCACGTTGCTCTCGTGCTCTTTGTTGCATGAGGCCCACACGAAGAACCTCAggcaacaaagaaaaacgcGGCATTAGGTACGATTCACCTGGTGATGTGTACCCCGTGCCGCATGCATCCCAACGTAACCACTGGGAATGTGAACCAACACCTTTGCCTTCCATCTTTGAGAGTCAAGTGGTGACTACCTCTGTTTCCTCTTCATCTCTGCAATAAGGATACAGGAACGCGAGAGAGGCTACATCTCACCGGTTTCCCTACTTCGAGCGGCGCCTGTCTGCCTTGTCTCATCCCTTATTCGCTACATGAGGTTGGTGTCTTTGCCCAGTTCTTGTCTATTTGGCTCCTCattcctctttcttctcacTTTTAAATAACTGCCAATGTGCGCTTCGTACAGCTCCTGCCAAACCCAGCCCCCGTACTTTTCTGCTTGGTTCTCGTCTAGCTTTGCCTCGCATCATATCAAGAGGCATTATCTCTTGCCCGTGTGCTCgctgcttcctcttcttcccccgGATATTCCGTCTTCCCTCCTTGCATGCACTTCTTCGTTCAAGATTCTTTTCATTTCGACTCACATTTCAGCGCATCACTAGCTCACGCGTAACGGACAGACTCTCCAGGTGAATGAAAATAGACGGCGTCCACGCAGCGACTCGCCTTTGCAAATTTTCCTCAGGTCTAGTGGAGAACTGGGGCAGTAGAGAGAATCCTGAAATCCAAGGGATAGCGATGCTGTATGATAATGGTAAGCTCATACGCCCAGTGACAAGAGGCTTCGATCACCTCGCTTGCCGCAATCGCGCTGAGTGTGATGCAATGGAACTGGGCTCTTACTTACTTCGACAAGAGCTTCTTTGACCAAGACACAAAAGGGCAAGTGTGTCACTGGTGTTGCagactctctctcccgcctcaTGGAGCCCAGCGCGGGCCCTACAACAGATGGAAGATGACATCCTGGGAAGCATTCAGGCACACGCATGTCGGCGTTACCGACCCGTCGCGTGCCCCTCTCATTTCAGATTCTCTCTGGCCACTGTGAGTTGGGGCGCAGCGACGAAGCTGAGAAGCTTGTAGTATCGGCAGTGCCAGAGGCGCCAGCGCCAAGTGCATGGATCACAGACCTGGTCCCCGGTCTCCGACGCCAGGTCAACGTCCCCTGAAACAGCGCTACGCGACACGGTACGACAAGAGCTCCTTGGCGACCGCCGCCCCACACCAGAAGAGCACAGATGTCGAGCTTGCAAAACGACATGCggccctcctcgcccagtTCCGCACGGGGGCCTATCTGTGTTTTGGattcctgcagcggcaggtgaCTGGCAGCAACAAGTTGGCATTTGGATagctgcgcgcgtgtttCACAGCAGTGCTATCAACAGCACTGCTCCCCGCAGAGACTCGTACAGGATCCTAGAATATCCCTAGAATGCTGCTCTTTGACGCTCATGACTGTACTTCGATAGCTTTCCAGGAGGCGGAGACACCCCCGCTCCTTGATGTTTCTCTTGCTACTGCCTTGCCTAGCCTCTGCTCTGGCAATGCACGCGGTGGTACCTACATTTTTGTGGGGGCCCGATAGCGCGCAGGGCTCTGACATGCGAGGAAGTAGCAGCTTTGGaagctctcctcttcgccacAGTCTTACTCTATCAGGGTCTCTGCGCTAGAGAGCGCGTTGCCAGTGAAACGCTCTCCGAGCAACcactcactgctgctggcggcctCTCCCTGCTGTGCGCTCCTGTGGGACCGCCGTTTTCACCC
This genomic interval from Leishmania panamensis strain MHOM/PA/94/PSC-1 chromosome 16 sequence contains the following:
- a CDS encoding hypothetical protein (TriTrypDB/GeneDB-style sysID: LpmP.16.1630.B~disrupted due to non-sequenced internal amino acid repeat); the protein is ERAVFILALLSEDLFAGLLGKVFDEEDACRDVVQCSEVSERCYVSFMAVVEGEDVERFLICSEEMDCFSNLFSCWRSSLCEVSEAVRLRVVVELLDVVKRESAVCVDVYSEEQSCRSDMLLEFIVGVEALRRSSIVAVEYTAAERLVDTALCNRIMAEDLLCARAQEALLDCHAAEVKSRDYVVADERADRFNLAVAFIVSDEAVLRRYIQSKECASATHMFTRASSERQDILRTRHSQIIKSLEMCVQDETVSRSGLEQEETYMRDVLVEDGKRRTATFSALASQRSFLLQEEVLARKDVELHENEVCELLRGEWDQLRENLTAGQLAAAESYMTVGSLEATEHVPPVEERSTDALVSLEISVALLQRVGRGRLLRKKLQRRLENRRRDILKQGVSHILAEEFMERRTIVGDEHLLWQSLRSQWDRAVPLVRYDDPVDLALQNLMMAEESERDNIVNDYILAHDVIERAEHKQFLKQNALVWVSEAPDSSDEEVDELLFSGLLQGTYSTLTTRSRKNLSRTHYRGFELDALGRFLLDYEEDIHKMQAKLTDFRHSLAMVHDQLKYARDRAAQEVVRGGTGAIWVPARPLPLADLVRGPSAQYEGKRAPRTQ